The following coding sequences are from one Streptomyces sp. V3I7 window:
- a CDS encoding RNA polymerase sigma factor SigF has protein sequence MRDEERGTRELPGENAGTAPGSWGSARPGGADSEGQSRSEGPGESSRFLADGAEGVDGIPEQARPHPEDESVRPGTPDGARRDVADATRGAAPEGRTGAVPTDQGGTPARAKPAVREEAGARGRATGTMSEHERNSEDEALGAQNAQGTQHAPQDRSGARALFVELRALKDGSAEYAELRNRLVRMHLPLVEHLARRFRNRGEPLDDLTQVATIGLIKSVDRFDPDRGVEFSTYATPTVVGEIKRHFRDKGWAVRVPRRLQELRLALTTATAELSQQHGRSPTVHELAEKLAISEEEVLEGLESANAYSTLSLDVPDTDDESPAVADTLGAEDEALEGVEYRESLKPLLEDLPPREKRILLLRFFGNMTQSQIAQEVGISQMHVSRLLARTLAQLREKLLVEE, from the coding sequence GTGCGGGACGAAGAGCGCGGCACACGGGAGCTGCCGGGCGAGAACGCGGGCACTGCCCCCGGCTCGTGGGGCTCCGCGCGCCCGGGCGGCGCCGACAGCGAGGGACAGAGCCGGAGCGAGGGCCCTGGGGAATCCTCCCGGTTCCTGGCGGACGGCGCCGAGGGCGTCGACGGCATTCCCGAGCAGGCCAGGCCGCACCCGGAGGACGAATCCGTGCGGCCGGGCACCCCGGACGGCGCGCGGCGGGACGTGGCCGATGCCACGCGCGGCGCGGCGCCGGAGGGACGGACCGGGGCCGTGCCCACCGACCAGGGAGGCACCCCCGCCCGAGCGAAGCCGGCCGTGAGGGAGGAGGCGGGAGCTCGGGGAAGGGCAACGGGGACGATGAGCGAGCACGAGCGAAACTCCGAGGACGAAGCGCTGGGCGCCCAGAACGCACAGGGCACGCAGCACGCCCCCCAGGACCGGAGCGGGGCGCGCGCGCTGTTCGTCGAGCTGCGCGCGCTGAAGGACGGCAGCGCCGAGTACGCGGAACTGCGCAACAGGCTGGTCCGCATGCACCTGCCGCTCGTCGAGCACCTGGCGCGCCGGTTCCGCAACCGCGGTGAGCCGCTGGACGACCTCACGCAGGTCGCCACCATCGGCCTGATCAAGTCCGTGGACCGCTTCGACCCCGACCGCGGCGTGGAGTTCTCGACGTACGCCACTCCGACGGTCGTCGGCGAGATCAAGCGGCACTTCCGCGACAAGGGCTGGGCCGTGCGCGTCCCGCGCCGCCTGCAGGAGCTGCGGCTGGCGCTCACCACGGCCACGGCCGAGCTGTCCCAGCAGCACGGCCGCTCCCCCACGGTCCACGAGCTGGCCGAGAAGCTCGCCATCTCGGAGGAGGAGGTCCTGGAGGGCCTGGAGTCGGCGAACGCCTACTCCACCCTGTCGCTGGACGTCCCCGACACCGACGACGAGTCTCCCGCGGTCGCCGACACCCTCGGCGCCGAGGACGAGGCTCTCGAAGGCGTCGAGTACCGCGAGTCGCTCAAGCCGCTGCTGGAGGATCTGCCGCCGCGCGAGAAGCGGATCCTGTTGCTGCGTTTCTTCGGCAACATGACGCAGTCGCAGATCGCGCAAGAGGTCGGCATCTCGCAGATGCACGTCTCGCGGCTGCTGGCGCGCACGCTGGCGCAGCTGCGGGAGAAGCTCCTGGTGGAGGAGTAG
- a CDS encoding anti-sigma regulatory factor, translating into MSQIAGEPAAQDFVEVRLPAAGAYLSVLRTATAGLAARLDFTLDEIEDLRIAVDEACAILLQQAVPGSVLSCVFRLVDDSLEVTVSAPTTDGNAPSRDTFAWTVLSALAGKVSSAVDEDKTVSISLYKQRGAGPGPA; encoded by the coding sequence GTGTCCCAGATCGCAGGCGAGCCCGCGGCCCAGGACTTCGTGGAAGTCCGGCTGCCGGCAGCGGGTGCCTACCTGTCGGTGCTGCGGACGGCCACGGCCGGACTCGCGGCCCGCTTGGACTTCACCCTGGACGAGATCGAGGACCTGCGCATCGCGGTCGACGAGGCCTGCGCCATCCTGCTCCAGCAGGCCGTGCCCGGCTCGGTGCTCAGCTGCGTCTTCCGGCTCGTCGACGACTCGCTCGAGGTCACGGTGTCCGCACCGACGACCGACGGCAACGCGCCCTCGCGGGACACCTTCGCCTGGACCGTGCTGTCGGCCCTGGCGGGCAAGGTCTCGTCGGCCGTCGACGAGGACAAGACCGTGTCGATCAGCCTCTACAAACAGCGCGGCGCGGGTCCCGGGCCGGCGTGA
- a CDS encoding UBP-type zinc finger domain-containing protein — protein sequence MKQCTHAGALPHPEPEPQDGTCPECLALGTNPVQLRMCLTCGHVACCDSSPYRHATKHHETSGHPVMRTFEQGEDWRWCYVDHVLV from the coding sequence ATGAAACAGTGCACGCACGCCGGCGCGCTGCCGCACCCGGAGCCCGAGCCGCAGGACGGGACCTGCCCGGAGTGTCTCGCGCTCGGCACGAACCCGGTCCAGCTGCGGATGTGCCTGACGTGCGGCCACGTCGCCTGCTGCGACTCCTCGCCGTACCGGCACGCGACGAAGCACCACGAGACGTCCGGTCACCCGGTCATGCGGACCTTCGAGCAGGGCGAGGACTGGCGCTGGTGCTACGTCGATCATGTACTCGTGTGA
- a CDS encoding Na+/H+ antiporter — protein MDVMPLLLLVAGSTVVAAAARRTPVPAPLLLVAVGLAVSYIPGMPDYTLDPEVVLPLLLPPLLYTSASDSSYLDLRAQLRPVALLSVGYVLFATFVVGGAAYALVPGLPLPAALVLGAVVAPPDAVAATAVARRLGLPSRITTILQGESLLNDATAITAYKVAVAAAVGEAATWSGAGVEFLVAAVGGVAVGLVLMVPLHWLRTHLKEPLLQNTLSLLVPFVAYGVAEQLHASGVLAVVVVALYLGHRAWEVDFATRLQEDAVWKMVAFILESAVFALIGLQLPIVLRGLEAYDAADAAWYAVAVFLVVVATRFVWIYPAAFLPRLLSARIREREANPTWRSPVVTSWAGMRGVVSLAIAFSIPLTVHGGAPFPQRNLILFLTFTTVIGTLVVQGLTLPPLIRRLRFPAPDPQAQTLAEANAQAQASRAAETHLEELLADERNALPPPLADRLIGVLERRRNAVWERLGAPNPVTGESVDDTYRRLSREVIGTERAVFVKLRDLRYIDDEMLRTLLRRLDLEEAAAYREAA, from the coding sequence ATGGACGTGATGCCGCTGCTGTTGCTGGTGGCGGGCAGTACGGTGGTCGCCGCGGCCGCCCGGCGCACGCCCGTCCCGGCGCCCCTGCTCCTGGTCGCGGTCGGGCTGGCCGTCTCGTACATCCCCGGCATGCCGGACTACACCCTCGACCCCGAGGTCGTCCTCCCGCTGCTGCTGCCCCCGCTGCTGTACACCTCGGCCTCCGACAGCTCCTACCTCGACCTGCGGGCCCAGCTGCGGCCCGTCGCGCTGCTGTCGGTCGGCTACGTGCTCTTCGCGACCTTCGTCGTCGGCGGGGCGGCCTACGCGCTCGTGCCCGGGCTGCCGCTGCCCGCCGCGCTGGTGCTGGGCGCGGTGGTGGCGCCCCCGGACGCGGTCGCGGCGACGGCGGTGGCCCGCCGGCTCGGACTGCCGTCCCGGATCACGACCATCCTCCAGGGCGAGTCCCTGCTGAACGACGCCACCGCGATCACCGCCTACAAGGTGGCCGTCGCGGCGGCGGTCGGCGAGGCCGCCACCTGGTCCGGCGCGGGGGTCGAGTTCCTGGTCGCGGCGGTCGGTGGCGTCGCCGTCGGCCTGGTGCTGATGGTCCCACTGCACTGGCTGCGCACCCACCTGAAGGAACCGCTCCTGCAGAACACGCTCTCGCTGCTCGTCCCGTTCGTGGCGTACGGCGTCGCCGAGCAGCTGCACGCCTCCGGCGTCCTCGCGGTCGTGGTCGTCGCCCTGTATCTGGGGCACCGCGCGTGGGAGGTCGATTTCGCCACCCGGCTCCAGGAGGACGCCGTGTGGAAGATGGTCGCCTTCATCCTGGAGTCCGCCGTCTTCGCCCTCATCGGACTGCAACTGCCCATCGTCCTCAGGGGCCTGGAGGCGTACGACGCCGCCGACGCCGCCTGGTACGCGGTGGCCGTCTTCCTGGTGGTCGTCGCCACCCGGTTCGTCTGGATCTATCCGGCGGCCTTCCTGCCGCGGCTGCTGTCGGCGCGGATCAGGGAACGCGAGGCCAACCCCACCTGGCGGAGCCCGGTGGTCACCTCCTGGGCCGGGATGCGCGGGGTGGTGTCCCTGGCCATCGCGTTCTCCATCCCGCTGACCGTGCACGGCGGCGCCCCGTTCCCACAGCGCAACCTGATCCTGTTCCTGACGTTCACGACGGTCATCGGCACGCTGGTGGTCCAGGGGCTGACGCTGCCCCCGCTGATCCGCCGGCTGCGGTTCCCCGCCCCGGACCCGCAGGCCCAGACCCTCGCCGAGGCCAACGCCCAGGCCCAGGCCTCCCGCGCCGCCGAGACCCACCTCGAAGAACTCCTCGCCGACGAACGCAACGCCCTGCCCCCGCCCCTCGCCGACCGCCTCATCGGCGTCCTGGAACGCCGCCGCAACGCCGTCTGGGAGCGCCTCGGCGCCCCGAACCCGGTGACCGGTGAATCGGTCGACGACACCTACCGCCGCCTCTCCCGCGAAGTGATCGGCACCGAACGCGCGGTCTTCGTCAAACTCCGCGACCTGCGCTACATCGACGACGAAATGCTCCGCACCCTGCTGCGCCGACTGGACCTGGAGGAGGCGGCGGCTTATCGGGAGGCGGCGTAG